From Paenibacillus sp. FSL H8-0537:
TAGGTGTACCTACTGTACAGTCCGTGTTTAACCTGTCAAAGGATTATTCAAACGATCCAGATGCGGTTAAAGTAATCGTAACTTCACACCAGTATTGGTGGGAATTCGAATATCCGGAGCTGGGCATTAAGACTGCGCAGGAACTGGTTATTCCTAAAGGCAAGATCATTACAATTGAAGCGAAGACAGCAGACGTGCTTCACTCGTTCTGGGTTCCTTCTCTTGCAGGTAAAATCGACACTAATCCTGGTGGTTCTACAAATAAAATGTTCTTCTCGGCACCAAAAGAAGGCGTTTACTTGGGCAAATGCGCCGAGCTTTGCGGACCTTCCCATGGCTTGATGGACTTTAAGGTGAAATCGGTTGATGATGCCTCGTTCGACCGTTGGGCAGCCGCGCTTCAAGAACCAGTAGCAATGCCAAGCGATCCGGTAGTTGCCGCTGCTTTCGAAAGCAAATGTCTCGTTTGCCACGCTGTTGGCGACAAAGGCGGACCATTGTATCCGAACCTTACCGGTATCGGAAGCCGTGATTCCGTTGGTGGTATCCTGATTAATACAGACGATCCTAAGTACTCCAATGAAGCTTCCACTTACGAAAATCTTCATCGTTGGATCGAAAATCCAGATGACATTAAACCTGGCAATCTGATGGGCAAGATCGATCTGACGCAGCAAGAGCTTGATGGTATTGCGAAATACTTATCGGAATTAACATTGGACTACGAAAAATAGATCATCGGTGATGAAAAGGAGGTACCAACTTGGCTCAAGGACACGCGGTTAAGCGTTACTCTGGTCTGATGGACTGGTTAACAACGGTTGACCACAAAAAAATCGGTATTTTATATTTGATCGCCGGCGGTTTTTTCTTTCTAGTCGGTGGTTTGGAAGCACTTCTTATTCGGATTCAGCTTTGGAAGCCGCTAAATGATTTCGTTAGTGCGGATACATACAATGAGCTGATTACGATGCACGGTACGACGATGATTTTCTTG
This genomic window contains:
- the coxB gene encoding cytochrome c oxidase subunit II, translating into MMNRWQFLKRLTPLLALMVLVLSACGRADLSALNPQGPVAQEQFGLMKLAFSIMIGVVVIVFALCLFVIVRFRRRKGDKSIPKQVEGSHKLEIIWTVIPIILLIILGVPTVQSVFNLSKDYSNDPDAVKVIVTSHQYWWEFEYPELGIKTAQELVIPKGKIITIEAKTADVLHSFWVPSLAGKIDTNPGGSTNKMFFSAPKEGVYLGKCAELCGPSHGLMDFKVKSVDDASFDRWAAALQEPVAMPSDPVVAAAFESKCLVCHAVGDKGGPLYPNLTGIGSRDSVGGILINTDDPKYSNEASTYENLHRWIENPDDIKPGNLMGKIDLTQQELDGIAKYLSELTLDYEK